The Brassica napus cultivar Da-Ae chromosome C1, Da-Ae, whole genome shotgun sequence DNA segment CCTTTAGGTATTACACCGGGTTCAGGAGCCAGCTTCGGTTCTATGACTGTAAGTACCATTTTGTTGCATCTATGTGACTCAATCTATCTAACGACTGCATTCAATTCAATGCATAACTGAACTTGTTTTTCTCTTTCACTGCAGAAATACTCAAGGCCAAAATCTAGAACTTCCCGCCGTTAGCAACTGGATTCTTCTCAAGTTCCATCTCTCAGCCTAACCACACATCATCACATCTCTTGAGAGTTCATCTATTTCGCTTGGTGTTGTTTAGTTCGGTGAAAGTGGGAAACAAAACTCCCCCCATAATCTTATGCACCAGTTTGTATCCTATGTTCgttatttattgaattgatgATTTAATGTTATCAGAAGCAGTCACAGGGCACAAGAGTGTATCATCTTACTCATATCATCTTGACAATGTTTTTGTTGTAGTAATCTTATTCATATAATCATCCATCCCATGAACATGTAGTCTATCATGGCGGTGgaaacttaaattatttttttcataatataaatgaCAATAATGATGTCATTTTTAGCCTTGTTTATGCATATTTATCAGCAATCTTTAGTAGACGGTCACAGAGCTCAAGTGGCTTGGAGAACATTGGCATGTGATCTGCATCTTTGATCTCCATCACTTCTTTAACCGGGAAATTATCTATAATCCATCGCTGAAATTCTTTGGTTAAACTTTTATCTTCTCCGCATATGACATACACACGAGTAACCGAACCATATCCTTCCTCGGTTAAGCTTTTGGTCCCCGTCAGGTTACTGGTAACCGCCGGTCCAACTCTCACCAACATTTTGGCCAGCTCAAAATCCTAACAAtcgacaaaaataaatatttcaaatttaatcaaaaaataaaatgaataaataaataaaaatattcataaaactGGTcttgacaacaaaaaaaaaaagtatttttgttaAGTCTTACTTCAACAGGTGAAAGTTGGTACATGTACTTGGCCAAGAACTTGGTTCCAAGAAATACAGACGTTAGAGGACGTTCATGTGTTCCGTATGTCCCAAACTCCATGTTTGAACTTTCTTCTTCCGTAAAACTCTCTAGATACTGCCATAACTCACATAAGCCGCGAATCACCaatgatatgatatgtttttttttgttgaaatgtaatttatttatcaacaaagaataaaatatattgtacaAAGGAATTTAGCAAAATACTATACCGTTTCCTTATTGTTAAATCTACTATTTAGTCACATTTCTCTCAAAAATATTACCAATAGAAGTATAATAAGTTTTGGATCATACCTTTTCAAAAGTGTAAGAAGGTGGATTCGTTATGTCCGGCATGAACGACGCTACAAAAACAGCAACAGAGATCTTACTTGGAAACATGTCGGCTGCAAGACCAACCGATGGTCCTCCTAGGCTATGCGCGACGAGGATGGCCTTATCATCTGAGTCAAAAGACTCGAGAACCTTAAGCAATGGTTTGGTGTAATCTTCAAGCGACTGAATCTCTTCCACTCTGCTCATGTTGACACCAGAAGCCGTTAGATCCAGGACAGTCACACGGTGTCCTGAAGCTTCCAGCACCGGTTTGACCTTGTACCAGCACCACGCGCCATGGCAACCTCCGTGAACCAGCACATATTGCTtcattttttctctatttttttttttcttcctctaATTGTTGTGGTCGTGTTGTGAGGTTCTTCATTTATGGGTTGGGGACAGTTTCACATTGGATTGTCACTTTCAAAAGGGTTTATGATTGATTAACTTGGACACGTCGATCCACTAGAGATAAGGCATTACTACCTCGTGTCTAAATTCAAAAGTTTTTTAACCAAGCTAGTGGGAAAACTGTACGTAGGACAGTCTTGTTTTGTCTGTTATGAGTCCACCCGGTTAATTATATACGCAAACCCATGTTttagaattatgttttttttttaataactttggTGCGTTCTCAAAAGCTTTCTATGCTCAATCACTACTCACCATGAGACcctcaaaatctatatttttttgcatttcGGATGGCCGGACTCGAACCCTGTGATCCATTTACCACAAGAGCTGGAGGTTCCGTTTTTAGAAATATGTTAATCACTACCATTGACATTATTGAActcaaatatttacaaaaaggtCTACTGAattgattttttggttatatatattaagaatctCTTTGTGGAAGTTTTTGCTTGGTTTAGGGTTAGCTAATTAGGTTATGTATGTTCTCTGTACATTTGATCAATTGATTAATAAAAGGAGATTAATTTGTTATATTCATTCGCTCTCGTTTGCTGATTACGTACATAAAGCCAAACCAAAGCCTGCAGCAACAAAGTCGAATTCATTTTTAGAAGTCTTTTTGTGTTTGATTGGTACATAATGATGGAATGTGTACACTCATGCACTGATGGTATCGTAATGGAATTGTGCTATGATAATAAAATACGTTAATAGTTTCTCAAAATAtgatataactaaatatattttttttatcaattttagatGCATGAACATTTcccaaaaatatacaaatcatAAGACAGGAAAAAAAGTTTTCCTTTGTTTTTGTCTGTTTATTGAAAAAATCAATGAGGTTTACGTATTGATTACGTTTGTATTTTTTCCCCCACTCTCACTTTTGAAAAAAGCACCCTTCATTTTGACCTAattaaacaaagaagaaaaaaaacaataatagtaTATGTGGAATATATCATATCTAACTAGGGCGTTTGGCTTGGCCGCAATAAAGAGCGTTAAGAGGTGGGTCAACTTCAGTGTAAAGAGACTTCTCATCGTTCCAAACGCGAACGTAGAGCTCTTGTCCTAAATATCTCCTCGACCATATCTGTGACCTTAAGTTCCACATACCTTTGTTATCCAACGACACTAATATGCTTGTCCATGATAACGGATACACCTTCACACACACAATGATCATTAGATTCAATCATTTTATTTCATATCCCAttttgagatttttaaaaaaattatttacctgAAAAGTGTGCCTTGCAACAGCATCAGACAAGTTGTAACGTTTCCTCATGGTCACATTCCATGTCCCTGACCCGTATCtgacaaaaaataatcaatttcgGTTTATGTTGTAAATAACCGGACCCGGTTTAGATAGATCAGAGAGGGCAAGGTAAGGTGCTTACCCGACAAGAAAGGCGCTAGTACCATCCATATGCCACGATTGAATTGATCTCTCGTCGTTTTGGAAAACAATTTCAACAAACTCGTGGAGCTCAACATCGAAAACCGATGTACCAAAATGAGCTGGTCCGATCGTAGGAGTGCTAAGCATTGTCTTGAAATCAAACACACCCGAAATGTTGTACCAATCGGCAAGTTTCAACGGTGTCGCTGGATTGAGGTATGATATTCGGTTTACCGTGTACCGAAGCTTCCCGTAGATCATCGTAGCCGCATTGGCTAGGATTAGAGTCCGGTTTATCGGTATGGTACCATAATGAAATGATCCTTGTGGGTTTGGTCTTGCAGCATTTGCCGTCAAATTCATCCTAAAATACATcattaaatcaaattaaacataaCCGGTTTTTACGGTTTGGTTTGCTATTATTGTACCTGATGGTTCTTGCTTGTTTCATAGACCAGTGGATATGATAAGTAGGACCAACGGGAAGGGGGCCAGAGACGGCGTTTTTGGAGCCTAGGTAACGAAGACTCGCGGTTGTGTTTAGTATAGGTTTGGTAAACCGGGTCGAAGCCACGATGTAATAGTCTCTCACTGAAGCTTTTAAAGTGACCAGGACGGTCACGGACTGACCAACGTGGACGTCAAGGGATTCATAGGTTTCCTGAAGAGTGTGAGCGCCTTCTACTTCAATGAGGCTCATTGTGTGGTCTTGAATCCTAAAGTT contains these protein-coding regions:
- the LOC125580515 gene encoding methylesterase 9-like, which encodes MKQYVLVHGGCHGAWCWYKVKPVLEASGHRVTVLDLTASGVNMSRVEEIQSLEDYTKPLLKVLESFDSDDKAILVAHSLGGPSVGLAADMFPSKISVAVFVASFMPDITNPPSYTFEKYLESFTEEESSNMEFGTYGTHERPLTSVFLGTKFLAKYMYQLSPVEDFELAKMLVRVGPAVTSNLTGTKSLTEEGYGSVTRVYVICGEDKSLTKEFQRWIIDNFPVKEVMEIKDADHMPMFSKPLELCDRLLKIADKYA
- the LOC125580513 gene encoding L-ascorbate oxidase homolog, with the translated sequence MKPTSLLQCKLFIGSLLFWLGSVLVSAEDPYLFYTWTVTYGTRSPLGVPQQVILINGQFPGPPIEAVTNNNIVVNLINKLDEPFLITWNGVKQRRTSWQDGVLGTNCPIQPNSNWTYQFQLKDQIGTYTYFASTSMHRASGAFGALNINQRSVITTPYPTPDGDFTLLVTDWFKMSHKDLRKRLDAGYALPLPDALLINGVSKGLIFTGEQGKTYKFRVSNVGIATSINFRIQDHTMSLIEVEGAHTLQETYESLDVHVGQSVTVLVTLKASVRDYYIVASTRFTKPILNTTASLRYLGSKNAVSGPLPVGPTYHIHWSMKQARTIRMNLTANAARPNPQGSFHYGTIPINRTLILANAATMIYGKLRYTVNRISYLNPATPLKLADWYNISGVFDFKTMLSTPTIGPAHFGTSVFDVELHEFVEIVFQNDERSIQSWHMDGTSAFLVGYGSGTWNVTMRKRYNLSDAVARHTFQVYPLSWTSILVSLDNKGMWNLRSQIWSRRYLGQELYVRVWNDEKSLYTEVDPPLNALYCGQAKRPS